From Nonlabens sp. Ci31, the proteins below share one genomic window:
- the prmA gene encoding 50S ribosomal protein L11 methyltransferase, translated as MENNTTDQIYVEYSFKVAPQQPWNDVLMAQLGEVGFESFIETEDGIKAYVLQSLDSDDILDTVDLMDNDLCDIAFAKAAIPATNWNAEWEKNFDSITVNNRCEVRAPFHKASGVEFDIVIEPKMSFGTGHHQTTHMMIQHLLEENVAGLDVLDMGSGTGVLGILAQMRGAAAVDAIDIDTWCYENALENVERNKMDKVNVILGGAEQLAGKSYDFIIANINRNILLQDIPVYAKSLKSGGTILFSGFYEEDLENIKNKCNECGIVYDSHIKKDNWIAAKMLKA; from the coding sequence ATGGAAAATAATACAACCGATCAGATTTATGTGGAATACAGTTTTAAAGTAGCCCCACAACAACCTTGGAATGATGTGCTTATGGCACAACTGGGCGAGGTAGGTTTTGAGAGTTTTATAGAGACAGAAGATGGTATCAAGGCGTATGTGTTGCAATCTCTGGATAGTGACGATATACTCGATACGGTGGATCTTATGGATAATGATTTGTGTGATATCGCTTTCGCGAAAGCGGCAATACCAGCAACAAACTGGAACGCAGAATGGGAAAAGAACTTTGATTCCATTACGGTGAATAACCGATGTGAAGTACGCGCCCCATTTCATAAGGCTAGCGGTGTCGAATTTGATATTGTGATAGAACCAAAGATGAGTTTTGGTACGGGACATCACCAGACCACGCACATGATGATACAGCATTTATTAGAAGAAAATGTCGCAGGTCTCGATGTGTTGGATATGGGTAGTGGTACTGGAGTCTTAGGTATTCTAGCTCAAATGCGAGGTGCTGCGGCAGTGGACGCTATAGATATTGATACTTGGTGTTATGAAAATGCACTGGAGAATGTAGAGCGTAATAAAATGGATAAGGTAAATGTCATTTTAGGTGGCGCAGAGCAGCTGGCAGGTAAATCTTATGATTTTATCATCGCTAATATCAATAGAAATATTTTGCTTCAAGATATACCTGTATATGCAAAGAGTTTAAAAAGTGGAGGCACCATTCTTTTCAGTGGTTTTTACGAAGAGGATTTAGAAAACATTAAAAATAAGTGTAATGAATGTGGCATTGTTTACGACTCTCATATTAAGAAAGATAACTGGATAGCTGCTAAGATGTTGAAAGCATAA
- a CDS encoding HlyD family secretion protein, which translates to MLNISKNELKDQPNLNNFNAGRKVMKRKHYKYFNRFLGGFALFAIILMFLPWTQNISGNGFVTTLTPDQRPLTLQSAIAGRIEHWHVREGDRVEKGDTILEISEVKSEYMDPDLVIRAGQQIDAKSASVQSYREKIGQLDNQIEALAGERVLKLDQAKNKLLQAKLKIDQDSIDLIAANNDERIAQKQLERTEQLESEGIKSTVDVEDKNLKARSTMAKANSQEQKLLQTRNAVIVAEIELGRIKQEYAEKIAKARAEQFTAQSSQLDVEAEVSKLETDRSNYQIRTDLYFVKAPQDGFINKAILGGIGETFKEGEPLINIMPTNYDLAVETFVEPIDLPLIHEGEKVRVQFDGWPAIIFSGWPNASYGTYGAKVIAVETFITEGKGKYRILLAPDEEDHAWPDALRPGSGARTIALLEDVPIWYELWRRLNGFPANYYIPETTKKETNEKKKK; encoded by the coding sequence ATGCTTAATATATCTAAAAATGAGCTCAAGGACCAACCTAATTTGAATAATTTCAATGCGGGTAGAAAAGTGATGAAACGCAAGCATTACAAATACTTCAATAGATTTTTAGGCGGTTTTGCTCTTTTTGCTATCATATTGATGTTTTTACCTTGGACACAAAATATAAGTGGAAACGGTTTTGTAACGACATTAACTCCAGATCAAAGACCGCTTACGCTACAATCTGCCATCGCTGGTCGTATTGAACACTGGCATGTGCGAGAAGGAGATCGAGTTGAGAAAGGAGATACTATTTTAGAAATAAGCGAGGTAAAAAGCGAGTATATGGACCCTGATTTGGTAATTCGTGCAGGGCAGCAAATAGACGCAAAATCTGCAAGTGTACAATCGTATCGAGAAAAAATAGGACAATTAGATAATCAAATAGAAGCTCTCGCAGGTGAAAGAGTGCTGAAATTGGATCAAGCAAAAAATAAATTGCTTCAAGCCAAATTAAAAATAGATCAAGACAGTATAGATCTTATAGCTGCAAATAATGATGAAAGAATAGCTCAAAAACAGCTGGAACGTACAGAGCAGCTAGAAAGTGAAGGCATTAAATCTACGGTAGATGTGGAAGATAAAAACCTAAAAGCTAGAAGTACTATGGCTAAGGCAAATTCTCAAGAGCAAAAACTATTGCAAACTAGAAATGCGGTAATAGTCGCAGAAATTGAACTAGGTCGCATCAAACAGGAATATGCAGAGAAAATTGCAAAAGCTCGTGCCGAACAGTTTACAGCACAATCCAGCCAGTTAGATGTAGAGGCAGAGGTGAGTAAATTAGAGACAGATCGCTCTAATTATCAAATTAGAACCGATCTTTATTTTGTAAAAGCTCCTCAAGATGGATTTATCAATAAAGCAATTTTGGGTGGTATAGGAGAAACCTTTAAGGAAGGTGAACCATTGATCAATATCATGCCTACTAATTACGACCTTGCTGTGGAGACCTTTGTAGAACCTATAGATTTACCTTTGATCCATGAGGGTGAGAAAGTACGGGTACAATTTGACGGCTGGCCAGCAATCATTTTCTCTGGATGGCCTAATGCTTCTTATGGTACGTATGGTGCAAAAGTGATTGCTGTAGAGACTTTTATTACAGAAGGTAAAGGTAAATATAGAATTTTACTTGCTCCAGATGAAGAAGATCATGCCTGGCCAGATGCTTTGCGTCCAGGCTCTGGTGCACGCACTATTGCGTTATTGGAAGATGTGCCTATCTGGTATGAATTATGGCGTAGACTTAATGGTTTCCCGGCAAATTATTACATACCAGAAACTACTAAAAAAGAGACCAATGAGAAGAAGAAAAAGTAA
- a CDS encoding peptidase domain-containing ABC transporter, whose amino-acid sequence MEKNKNILTAWQRLISMLELDKKDIRQIFYYAIFAGLVGLSLPLGIQAIINLIQGAQISTSWILLVVLVTLGVAFGGVLQIMQIRITENIQQKIFTRSSFDFAYRFPKIKMSALRGFYPPELANRFFDTLTIQKSLSKLLVDYPTAILQIIFGLLLLSFYHPFFIIYGVLLVVLAFFLFRYTAEKGLRTSLLESKSKYKVAHWLQEIARSLISFKLSGITHHAVDKNDVLVSEYLKYREQHFKVLIIQAIQLIGFKVLITAGLLIIGGLLVLSQEMNIGQFVAAELIILIIIGAVEKIISGLESFYDILTSLEKLAQVVDKELEPQSGEHPFNKEQNFHVELDQVTYTVPERTRPILENISLKISETCTILINGSNGSGKATLLRLIAGIIEPTQGSIYVNNSDLRGLDLNYYRANLGQSLTEETPFEGTLRDNITFGDISIDDERIYWSLEKVGLINYIKKSPKGLDTMIFPEGKELSYTVGKKIVLARSIVRQPKMLILKDPLDQFDEEEATRIMEFLTDPANGWSLVVVSQNSEWRKRCSRLVTLHNGKLILDQ is encoded by the coding sequence ATGGAAAAAAATAAAAACATACTTACCGCATGGCAGCGCCTCATCAGCATGCTCGAGTTAGACAAAAAGGACATCAGGCAGATCTTCTATTATGCTATTTTTGCTGGTTTAGTAGGTCTTTCCTTGCCTTTAGGAATTCAGGCGATTATTAACTTAATTCAAGGAGCGCAAATCAGTACTTCTTGGATCCTATTAGTGGTATTAGTCACTTTAGGTGTTGCTTTTGGTGGGGTATTGCAAATTATGCAAATTCGAATTACGGAGAATATCCAGCAGAAGATATTTACTAGGTCTTCCTTTGACTTTGCTTACCGGTTTCCTAAAATCAAGATGAGTGCCTTACGAGGTTTTTATCCGCCAGAATTGGCTAATAGATTTTTTGACACCCTCACCATACAAAAGAGTCTGTCTAAATTACTAGTAGATTACCCTACAGCTATTTTACAAATTATATTTGGTTTATTACTCTTGTCTTTTTACCATCCATTCTTTATTATTTATGGAGTTTTACTGGTAGTTTTAGCCTTTTTTCTATTTAGATACACTGCAGAAAAAGGTTTAAGAACCAGTTTGTTAGAGTCTAAAAGCAAGTATAAAGTCGCACACTGGCTTCAAGAGATTGCGAGATCACTAATTAGCTTCAAACTTTCTGGAATTACTCATCACGCAGTTGATAAGAACGATGTATTAGTTTCGGAATACCTGAAGTATAGAGAGCAGCATTTTAAAGTGCTGATTATACAAGCAATTCAACTGATAGGTTTTAAAGTCTTGATTACGGCAGGACTTCTTATTATTGGTGGGTTGCTGGTCCTTAGTCAAGAAATGAATATTGGACAGTTTGTAGCCGCAGAACTCATTATTTTGATCATTATAGGAGCTGTTGAAAAAATTATATCTGGCCTAGAATCATTTTATGATATTCTAACATCTTTGGAGAAACTAGCCCAGGTGGTCGATAAGGAGTTGGAACCTCAATCAGGAGAGCATCCTTTTAATAAGGAACAAAATTTTCATGTAGAACTCGATCAAGTAACTTACACAGTTCCAGAAAGAACACGACCTATATTAGAAAACATCTCTTTAAAAATTTCTGAAACATGTACCATACTTATAAATGGTTCTAACGGTAGCGGTAAAGCTACTTTATTAAGACTTATCGCTGGAATTATCGAGCCTACTCAAGGAAGTATTTATGTGAATAATTCAGATTTAAGAGGTCTTGATCTTAATTATTACCGAGCAAATTTAGGGCAGTCATTAACAGAAGAAACGCCTTTTGAAGGTACTTTAAGGGATAACATCACCTTTGGAGATATAAGTATTGACGATGAGCGTATTTATTGGTCCCTTGAGAAAGTAGGTCTGATTAATTATATTAAAAAATCACCTAAGGGATTGGACACTATGATTTTTCCAGAAGGAAAAGAATTGAGCTATACGGTCGGAAAGAAAATTGTCCTTGCCCGCAGTATAGTTAGACAACCGAAAATGCTTATTTTAAAAGACCCGCTGGATCAGTTTGATGAAGAAGAAGCGACCAGGATCATGGAGTTCCTTACAGATCCTGCTAATGGGTGGTCACTAGTTGTTGTTAGTCAGAATAGTGAATGGAGAAAACGTTGTAGTAGATTAGTAACACTGCACAACGGTAAATTAATTTTAGATCAATAA
- a CDS encoding ATP-dependent Clp protease adaptor ClpS, with protein MKLSTQEQVLPELELEVLEQKENKIVLFNDEVNSFDHVIDMLVAACDHTPIQAEQCSLIVHYKGKCNVKSGDYDDLEPRCTALLEAGLTAEIQ; from the coding sequence ATGAAATTGAGCACACAAGAACAGGTACTTCCAGAATTGGAGTTGGAAGTCTTGGAGCAAAAGGAGAATAAAATTGTCCTTTTTAATGATGAAGTAAATTCATTTGATCACGTCATAGATATGCTGGTGGCAGCATGTGATCACACACCTATACAAGCAGAGCAATGTTCTCTTATAGTACACTATAAAGGAAAATGCAATGTGAAGTCAGGAGATTACGATGATTTAGAGCCGCGATGTACCGCTTTGTTAGAAGCTGGATTAACGGCTGAGATTCAATAG
- a CDS encoding fasciclin domain-containing protein yields the protein MNTTFKKCTIALLSIVAVLYTSCEDADDNGNIIDPNNSAYDLTETNSEFSILNTALIRTGLDATLDSQGTYTVFAPNNAAFNQYFTENGFANIEAVPIADLRAILLYHVLNIEVTSELLNTGYIKTLGKDEEVEALDLFIEATTSVVLNGSVTVTQADIEVDNGVVHMIDKVLDLPTVITLVAANPEFSNLETALLQQGLEITLSNTDASMQDPFTVFAPTDDGFQDLVDLDPMDGLTSLQDILDLTNLTDILLYHVVGNDRIRSGNISNGVVIDPITTGTFSINTTSGILITDEQMTEANITATDITAVNGVIHKIDIVIRPL from the coding sequence ATGAATACTACTTTTAAAAAATGCACCATTGCTTTATTGTCTATAGTTGCCGTTCTATATACCTCTTGTGAAGATGCAGATGATAATGGGAATATTATAGATCCTAATAACTCTGCCTACGACTTGACAGAAACCAACTCCGAATTCAGTATTCTCAATACGGCGTTGATACGAACCGGACTGGACGCAACCTTAGATTCACAAGGAACCTACACCGTTTTTGCCCCTAATAATGCAGCTTTTAATCAGTATTTTACTGAAAATGGTTTTGCAAATATTGAGGCAGTTCCTATAGCAGATTTAAGAGCTATTTTACTTTACCACGTTCTCAATATTGAAGTGACTAGTGAATTATTAAATACTGGTTATATAAAAACCTTAGGGAAGGATGAAGAAGTAGAAGCATTAGATTTATTTATAGAGGCTACTACTTCAGTTGTATTAAACGGCAGTGTCACGGTAACCCAAGCCGATATTGAGGTAGACAATGGTGTGGTTCACATGATTGATAAGGTGTTAGACTTACCTACTGTAATCACTCTCGTTGCTGCAAATCCAGAATTTAGCAATTTAGAAACCGCACTGTTACAACAAGGACTAGAAATCACTTTATCCAATACAGATGCAAGCATGCAAGATCCATTTACGGTCTTTGCTCCTACAGACGATGGATTTCAAGATTTAGTAGACTTAGATCCTATGGACGGTCTTACTAGCCTTCAAGATATTCTTGACCTTACCAATCTTACCGATATCTTATTATATCATGTTGTAGGAAACGATCGCATACGCTCTGGAAACATAAGCAATGGAGTTGTCATTGACCCTATCACTACAGGAACCTTTTCCATAAACACCACGTCTGGCATTCTAATAACTGATGAACAGATGACAGAAGCAAACATAACCGCTACAGATATTACCGCTGTTAATGGAGTCATTCATAAAATAGATATTGTGATACGACCTCTGTAA
- a CDS encoding TetR/AcrR family transcriptional regulator, translating into MHTLLKNLKVEINDKLYVKDPESSDLGKRILSCSIEMIYELGFEQFTFKKLGLAIKSNESSIYRYFENKHKLLLYLTSWYWSWLEYQLVLQTLTLSVPKDKLNRAVEILTQEVTQDSNFSHIDEVLLNKIIISEYSKSYLTKEVDIENKEGYFAVYKRLVLRLKDMIKEVDPAYAFPASLSSMVIQGALHQHFLKDHFTAITDCNSTTTPTSYFLNLIDQLIISNGKK; encoded by the coding sequence ATGCATACACTCCTCAAAAACCTTAAAGTAGAGATCAACGATAAATTATACGTCAAAGATCCTGAAAGTTCTGACTTAGGCAAACGTATACTGAGTTGTAGTATAGAAATGATTTATGAATTGGGCTTTGAACAATTCACTTTTAAAAAGCTTGGGCTTGCCATTAAATCTAATGAAAGTTCTATTTACAGATATTTTGAAAATAAGCATAAACTATTACTTTACCTTACCTCATGGTACTGGAGCTGGCTGGAGTATCAATTAGTTCTTCAAACGTTGACCCTATCTGTCCCTAAAGATAAATTGAATAGAGCTGTAGAGATTTTAACTCAAGAAGTGACACAAGACTCTAACTTCAGTCATATAGATGAAGTGCTTTTAAATAAAATTATTATTTCAGAGTATTCTAAATCATATCTAACTAAAGAAGTTGATATAGAGAATAAAGAAGGTTATTTTGCAGTGTACAAACGACTGGTCTTGAGACTTAAGGACATGATTAAAGAGGTTGATCCTGCTTATGCATTCCCTGCCTCATTAAGTAGTATGGTCATACAAGGTGCGTTGCATCAGCACTTTCTAAAAGATCATTTTACAGCCATTACAGATTGTAATAGTACCACAACGCCTACGTCTTATTTTTTAAATCTTATAGATCAACTTATTATATCAAATGGAAAAAAATAA
- the rluF gene encoding 23S rRNA pseudouridine(2604) synthase RluF — protein MSETTGIRINKYLSEQGYCSRRAADKLIEQERVTINGKVPEMGTKVLPDDAVAVDGESISKKKEKPVYIAFNKPVGIVCTTDTRVEKDNIIEFINYPTRIFPIGRLDKMSEGLIFLTNDGDIVNKILRSRNNHGKEYIVTVDRSVTESFIKKMRSGVPILDTVTKECEVEQIGRKTFRIVLTQGLNRQIRRMCEYLDYRVTKLKRIRIMNVSLDIPHGTYRDLTKEELDEIDRLTIESTKEYHKEKKDSNI, from the coding sequence ATGTCAGAAACTACTGGAATACGCATTAATAAATACTTAAGTGAGCAAGGATATTGTTCCCGCCGCGCCGCAGACAAACTCATTGAGCAAGAGCGTGTCACTATAAACGGGAAGGTTCCTGAAATGGGTACTAAAGTCCTGCCTGATGATGCCGTGGCTGTAGATGGTGAATCTATTTCTAAGAAAAAAGAAAAACCGGTTTACATTGCATTTAACAAACCCGTAGGTATTGTTTGTACTACAGATACCAGAGTAGAAAAAGACAATATCATCGAATTCATCAATTATCCTACCCGTATTTTCCCCATAGGAAGACTGGATAAGATGAGTGAAGGACTTATTTTCCTTACTAACGATGGTGATATTGTCAATAAAATCTTACGCTCTCGAAACAATCACGGTAAAGAATACATTGTCACCGTAGATCGTAGTGTTACCGAAAGTTTTATTAAAAAAATGCGTTCAGGAGTCCCTATTCTTGATACGGTAACTAAAGAATGTGAAGTAGAACAAATAGGACGTAAAACCTTTAGAATAGTACTTACACAAGGTCTCAACCGACAAATACGACGTATGTGTGAGTATTTGGACTACCGAGTGACCAAGTTAAAACGCATACGCATCATGAATGTATCGCTAGACATACCCCATGGTACCTATAGAGATCTTACTAAAGAAGAGCTGGATGAAATAGACCGGCTTACCATCGAAAGTACCAAAGAATACCATAAAGAAAAAAAAGATTCTAATATCTAG
- a CDS encoding GreA/GreB family elongation factor: MINYPEFKKTINTHCLETVGDRLTTIEKNLDSLMDAKRNETKSSAGDKYETGRAMIQNEEELYKRQRAETSKILDQLLRIDPDKECHQVEPGALVILPSGLFYVAAGMGKLSVNETDCFAISLSSPIGQALKGKKKGTVIRFQDQDVMILKVY, from the coding sequence ATGATCAATTACCCAGAATTTAAAAAAACCATCAATACACACTGTCTTGAAACTGTGGGTGATCGATTAACGACTATCGAAAAAAACCTAGATTCTTTAATGGATGCTAAGCGCAATGAAACAAAAAGCAGTGCCGGAGATAAGTATGAAACAGGCAGAGCCATGATTCAAAATGAAGAAGAGTTATACAAAAGACAACGTGCTGAAACTTCTAAAATCCTCGATCAGTTGCTACGTATCGATCCAGATAAGGAATGCCATCAGGTAGAACCTGGAGCATTGGTGATATTGCCTTCTGGGTTATTCTATGTAGCTGCTGGAATGGGTAAACTTTCTGTGAATGAAACGGACTGTTTTGCGATATCCCTATCTTCTCCTATAGGTCAAGCATTGAAAGGTAAAAAAAAAGGTACCGTCATTAGGTTTCAAGATCAAGACGTGATGATTTTAAAAGTGTATTAA
- the tpiA gene encoding triose-phosphate isomerase, with translation MRKNIVAGNWKMNCDLPQTTDLINELKKGLVKDVNCEVMIAPSHPFLYNAFNSTLDTVIEVVAQNVCEAQKGAYTGEVSVDMLDSIGIKTVLIGHSERRDTYGETDELLAAKTKTALEKGMRVIFCCGEHLEQRKAGNHFETVTQQIEKGLFDLSSKQMEKIVVAYEPVWAIGTGETASPEQAQEMHAHLRSFIESKFGKETANNTSILYGGSVKPANAAEIFAKPDVDGGLVGGASLDAQSFLDIANAF, from the coding sequence ATGAGAAAAAATATAGTAGCTGGAAACTGGAAAATGAACTGTGATCTACCGCAAACAACAGATCTAATCAATGAGTTAAAAAAAGGTCTTGTAAAAGACGTCAATTGTGAAGTGATGATTGCTCCATCGCATCCCTTCTTATACAATGCTTTTAATAGTACATTAGATACCGTTATTGAAGTAGTGGCACAAAACGTATGCGAAGCTCAAAAAGGAGCCTATACAGGAGAGGTTTCTGTAGATATGTTAGATAGTATAGGAATTAAAACAGTCCTTATAGGTCATTCTGAGCGCAGAGATACTTATGGAGAAACGGACGAATTACTCGCTGCCAAAACTAAAACGGCTCTTGAAAAAGGAATGCGTGTGATCTTTTGTTGTGGAGAACACTTAGAACAACGTAAAGCCGGTAACCACTTTGAAACAGTTACTCAGCAAATTGAAAAAGGACTTTTTGACCTTAGTTCAAAGCAAATGGAAAAAATAGTTGTGGCATATGAGCCAGTATGGGCGATAGGTACTGGAGAAACGGCAAGTCCAGAACAAGCACAAGAAATGCATGCACACTTGCGTTCTTTTATAGAATCAAAATTTGGAAAAGAAACCGCAAACAATACCAGTATCCTTTACGGAGGAAGTGTAAAACCTGCAAATGCTGCAGAGATTTTTGCAAAACCAGATGTAGATGGAGGTCTTGTAGGTGGCGCTTCATTAGACGCACAGTCTTTCCTCGATATCGCTAATGCATTTTAA
- a CDS encoding M24 family metallopeptidase, with protein sequence MTTTLIELQKAEEKAALLFQEIEKRQLIKAGRTEKQINTDIFELADELFGIQKYWHKRIVRAGENTLHPYDENPPDLVVKEDDIVFIDFGPILEEWEADYGRTYVIGADPYKKQLAADSEKLWFVANEHFKSHPSITGAQLYSFCVVLAERHDWEFGGPIAGHLIGHFPHEKLETEVKTNYIHPENHTPMNLTGAHGEQRHWIIEIHLIDRSKKIGSFFEQLAGF encoded by the coding sequence ATGACTACTACCTTAATAGAACTTCAAAAAGCAGAAGAAAAAGCAGCCTTGTTATTTCAAGAAATTGAAAAGCGACAACTTATAAAAGCTGGCAGGACTGAAAAACAAATCAACACTGATATCTTCGAGCTCGCTGACGAATTATTTGGTATTCAAAAATACTGGCACAAACGCATCGTGCGCGCTGGAGAAAATACACTACATCCCTATGATGAGAATCCGCCGGACTTAGTGGTTAAGGAAGATGATATTGTTTTTATAGACTTCGGTCCTATACTAGAAGAATGGGAAGCAGACTATGGTAGGACTTACGTTATTGGAGCTGATCCTTATAAAAAGCAACTGGCTGCAGATTCAGAAAAACTATGGTTTGTAGCTAACGAGCATTTTAAAAGTCATCCTTCCATTACGGGTGCTCAATTATATAGCTTTTGTGTTGTGCTAGCTGAACGTCATGATTGGGAATTTGGCGGTCCTATTGCTGGACACTTGATAGGTCACTTTCCGCATGAAAAATTAGAAACAGAAGTAAAAACAAATTACATACATCCAGAAAATCATACTCCTATGAATCTAACAGGTGCTCATGGAGAGCAGCGTCACTGGATCATAGAAATTCACCTCATTGATAGATCAAAAAAGATAGGTTCCTTTTTTGAGCAACTCGCTGGCTTCTAA
- a CDS encoding DUF1287 domain-containing protein produces the protein MHFKNLFLLVFLTISSLAVAQTEYGFKVAAAAEELTKDQVIYNGSYFNIPYPNGDVPKPYGVCTDVIIRTYRKLGIDLQKEVHEDMKAHFSKYPQKWGLKKTDTNIDHRRVPNLRTFFTRKGKSLDLSQLAVDYLPGDVVSWTLGNGLTHIGVVSKTKSKDQKHYLMAHNIGAGQVLEDCLFKFNITGHYRYGK, from the coding sequence ATGCATTTTAAGAATTTATTTTTACTCGTATTCCTGACGATAAGCTCACTAGCAGTAGCCCAGACGGAGTATGGGTTCAAAGTAGCCGCTGCTGCTGAAGAACTGACTAAAGATCAGGTGATTTATAACGGCAGCTATTTTAATATTCCGTACCCTAATGGAGACGTACCAAAACCTTATGGTGTTTGTACAGATGTAATCATTAGAACCTACAGAAAGCTAGGAATCGACTTGCAGAAGGAAGTTCATGAAGATATGAAAGCGCACTTTTCTAAGTATCCGCAAAAATGGGGATTGAAGAAAACAGACACTAATATCGATCACAGAAGGGTGCCTAATTTACGTACTTTTTTTACTAGAAAAGGAAAGAGTCTAGATCTAAGTCAGCTGGCGGTTGATTACTTACCTGGTGATGTAGTTAGCTGGACGTTGGGCAATGGACTGACACATATAGGAGTGGTTTCCAAAACAAAATCAAAAGACCAAAAACACTACTTGATGGCGCATAATATTGGCGCTGGACAAGTACTAGAAGACTGCCTATTTAAATTTAATATTACAGGACATTACCGATATGGAAAATAA
- a CDS encoding TolC family protein, with product MRRRKSNLFSCWFAVLVLFVSMSLKAVPLSGHACRQAGKQNTQQAPQTILLDTTIMSLREFLGYVKKFHPVVKQAGLVVDQGQAQLLKARGGFDPKIEVDYDRKDFKGTEYYDELRGAFKIPTWYGVEFKAGAERNEGAFLNPSLNVPEEGLYSAGISVQLGQGLWINDRMATLRKAKLFRQQTQSERDLLVNAVLYDATEVYFEWWQAAQEKELFQGILKNAQIRLNGIKRSVETGDKAVIDSVEARIAVKTRLLGFEQAKIDFIKKRLELSNYLWLDDVPVELQETVIPEKDLISQIDAALEIMGQSLDLFTVENHPKILALRLKMDQLDVERQLKGNMLLPKIEASYDAISPEWDNGNSFQLSDYKAGLSFSMPLFLRKERGDLKLAQIKLQDAEYDVLATSLAIENKVKTIFNEIDSYLIQNDITQEIVQDSRLMLTVEERKFELGDSSIFLINARETKLIEASLKRLEVGVKLLSSKARLFNSLALVPENL from the coding sequence ATGAGAAGAAGAAAAAGTAACTTATTCTCTTGTTGGTTTGCGGTCTTGGTGCTATTTGTTTCTATGAGTTTGAAGGCGGTTCCGCTTTCGGGCCATGCCTGCCGGCAGGCAGGAAAGCAAAACACACAGCAAGCTCCTCAAACCATATTACTTGACACCACGATCATGAGCCTAAGAGAATTTTTAGGTTACGTAAAAAAATTCCATCCAGTAGTAAAGCAAGCAGGACTCGTGGTAGATCAAGGTCAAGCGCAATTACTCAAAGCTCGTGGTGGTTTTGACCCTAAAATCGAAGTAGATTACGATCGTAAAGATTTTAAAGGAACTGAATATTACGATGAGTTGCGAGGTGCTTTTAAGATTCCCACTTGGTATGGAGTGGAATTTAAAGCCGGGGCAGAGCGCAATGAAGGAGCCTTTCTAAATCCGTCTCTCAATGTTCCAGAAGAGGGATTATACAGCGCAGGAATTAGTGTGCAATTAGGTCAAGGATTGTGGATCAATGACCGTATGGCCACCTTAAGAAAAGCAAAATTATTCAGACAGCAAACACAATCTGAAAGAGATCTACTGGTCAACGCCGTTTTATATGACGCAACCGAAGTCTATTTTGAATGGTGGCAAGCAGCCCAAGAAAAAGAATTGTTTCAAGGGATTTTAAAAAATGCTCAGATACGCCTTAATGGTATCAAGCGCAGTGTAGAAACAGGCGATAAGGCTGTCATCGATTCTGTGGAAGCTCGTATTGCAGTAAAGACAAGACTGTTGGGATTTGAACAAGCAAAAATTGATTTTATCAAAAAAAGACTGGAACTATCTAATTATTTATGGCTAGATGACGTTCCTGTAGAGTTACAAGAAACGGTTATTCCAGAAAAGGATCTGATCTCTCAAATTGATGCAGCCTTAGAGATAATGGGACAGTCATTAGATTTATTTACGGTAGAAAATCATCCTAAAATTCTAGCGTTGCGACTTAAAATGGATCAGCTAGACGTAGAACGGCAGCTGAAGGGGAATATGTTATTACCTAAAATAGAAGCCAGTTATGATGCGATTTCTCCAGAATGGGATAATGGTAATTCTTTCCAATTGAGTGATTACAAAGCAGGTTTATCCTTTTCTATGCCTTTGTTTCTCAGAAAGGAACGCGGGGATTTAAAACTGGCACAAATCAAATTACAAGATGCAGAATATGATGTGCTAGCCACCTCGCTCGCTATAGAAAATAAGGTAAAAACTATATTCAACGAGATCGACTCCTACCTTATACAAAATGATATCACTCAAGAGATAGTACAAGATTCTCGACTCATGCTCACTGTAGAAGAGCGCAAGTTTGAGTTGGGAGACAGCTCTATTTTCTTAATCAACGCTAGAGAAACTAAGCTTATAGAGGCAAGTCTTAAAAGACTAGAAGTCGGTGTGAAACTGTTGAGTTCTAAAGCAAGGCTTTTTAACAGTCTCGCCTTAGTTCCTGAGAATTTGTAA